From the Gemmatimonadaceae bacterium genome, one window contains:
- a CDS encoding HAMP domain-containing sensor histidine kinase, giving the protein MASSKLLPQRHGLRRSRAMLLASLLACTLVLATMLAYEAHEAAVSHRATAERALHDYAAVAAWELVAGVNDELQTALGTALDPITRARATTPFELLPGPSVLTSTADGALRCPSGNDSSRFYFRVDLGDGSLATAGANTSSAMRKWLADTIVNHFRTIYQPDWNYAVIFGSLPNETPIAIAYSVKYAEHRAPIAAYGIRTCRDAVGSSMIRDVASRRALLPVSATGGEPNDSILSIDVRDASKQPVFQAGGLGTSPYSADVSFEQVGGLTVHAAIRPRAVELLALGALPESRVPILVGLLTLTAAMVVLTVLQLRREHELSSLRSDFISSVSHELRTPLSQILLFAETLNLGRVRTEEERHAATGVIVQEGRRLMHLVENILHFSRAERQMTRLGPEPIDLNRAVQEIIDDWKPLAAASDVHLATSFAPDVFAMADRDALRQMVLNLLDNAVKYGARPQTVTVGTLPRGDRVRVWIDDEGEGIPERDRERVWTSFYRLDRHANSSVAGSGIGLYVVRELARLHGGDSWIEDAPKKGARVVIELNAAPRAAGFTDEHNVDGWTGGQVDRSAASPVHPSTRPPVHQ; this is encoded by the coding sequence ATGGCCTCGTCCAAGCTCCTCCCGCAGCGGCACGGACTTCGTCGCTCGCGCGCGATGCTGCTCGCGTCGCTGCTCGCGTGCACGCTCGTGCTCGCGACGATGCTTGCCTACGAGGCTCACGAGGCCGCGGTATCGCACCGCGCCACCGCCGAGCGGGCGCTCCACGACTACGCCGCGGTCGCCGCCTGGGAACTGGTCGCCGGCGTCAACGACGAACTCCAGACCGCCCTCGGCACCGCGCTCGATCCGATCACGCGCGCCCGCGCGACGACACCGTTCGAGCTGCTCCCCGGGCCGAGCGTCCTGACGTCGACGGCCGATGGTGCGCTGCGCTGTCCGTCGGGCAACGATTCGTCGCGCTTCTACTTCCGGGTGGACCTCGGCGATGGATCGCTGGCGACGGCCGGGGCGAACACTTCGAGCGCGATGCGAAAGTGGCTCGCCGACACGATCGTCAACCACTTTCGCACGATCTATCAGCCGGACTGGAACTACGCCGTCATCTTCGGCAGCCTTCCCAACGAAACGCCGATCGCGATCGCATACTCGGTGAAGTATGCCGAGCACCGCGCGCCGATCGCCGCGTACGGCATTCGCACGTGCCGCGACGCCGTCGGCTCGTCGATGATCCGCGACGTCGCGTCGCGGCGTGCGCTGCTGCCGGTGTCGGCGACCGGCGGCGAGCCGAACGACTCGATCCTTTCGATCGACGTCCGTGATGCGAGCAAACAGCCCGTGTTTCAGGCTGGAGGCCTCGGCACATCGCCGTACTCGGCCGACGTCTCGTTCGAGCAGGTTGGCGGACTCACGGTTCACGCGGCGATTCGGCCGCGCGCCGTCGAGTTGCTTGCGCTGGGCGCGCTGCCCGAGTCACGCGTGCCGATCCTCGTCGGACTTCTCACGTTGACGGCAGCGATGGTCGTGCTGACTGTGCTCCAGCTTCGCCGCGAGCACGAGCTGTCCAGCCTCCGTTCGGATTTCATCTCCAGCGTCTCGCACGAGCTGCGCACCCCGCTCTCGCAAATTCTTCTGTTCGCCGAAACGCTGAACCTCGGCCGCGTGCGCACGGAGGAGGAGCGGCACGCCGCGACGGGGGTGATCGTGCAGGAAGGACGCCGGCTGATGCACCTTGTGGAGAACATTCTTCACTTCTCCCGCGCCGAGCGGCAGATGACGCGGCTCGGTCCTGAGCCGATCGATCTGAATCGCGCGGTGCAGGAGATCATCGACGACTGGAAGCCGCTGGCTGCCGCGTCGGACGTCCATCTGGCGACGAGTTTCGCGCCCGATGTGTTCGCGATGGCCGACCGCGACGCGCTGCGGCAAATGGTGCTCAATCTCCTCGACAACGCGGTGAAATACGGCGCCCGCCCGCAGACCGTCACGGTGGGAACGCTGCCGCGCGGCGATCGGGTGCGCGTATGGATCGACGACGAAGGCGAGGGAATTCCCGAGCGCGATCGTGAGCGCGTGTGGACATCGTTCTATCGTCTCGACCGCCACGCGAACTCCTCCGTCGCCGGAAGCGGAATCGGCCTCTACGTGGTTCGTGAGCTCGCCCGTTTGCACGGCGGCGACAGTTGGATCGAGGACGCGCCGAAAAAGGGTGCGCGGGTCGTGATCGAACTGAACGCCGCGCCGCGAGCGGCCGGTTTCACGGATGAACACAATGTGGACGGGTGGACAGGTGGACAGGTGGACAGGTCCGCGGCGTCACCCGTCCACCCGTCCACCCGTCCACCTGTCCACCAGTGA